The stretch of DNA TGGATTTACAAAAACATAACCCAACTTTATGCTACATATAAGAAAGTCACTCACTTGGAAAGACATATACACTgaaaacaaagagattgaaaaaaatattccatgcaaacagaaaccaaaaaagacaAGCAGGAGTAGTTATACTTACtccagataaaacagacttaaaaggccaggtgcggtggctcacgtctataatcccattgggaggccgaggcaggtggatcacgaggtcaggagatcaagaccatcctggctaacatggtgagatcccatctctactaaaaatacaaaaaattagctgggcgtggtggcaggtgcctgtagtcccagctactcaggaggctgaggcaggaggatggtgtgaacctgggaggcagaacttgcagtgagccgagatcgcgccactgcacttcagcctgggcgacagcaagactccgtctcaaaaaaaaaaaaagagagagacttaaaaaaaaaaaaaaacagactttcagtcattgtataatgataaaagggtcaattcagcaagaagatataacttTATGTAACTAAATTTATAGGCACCTCACACTGGAGCACACATAAGGGGAGAGACAGACTCCAATACAATAGTAGTTGGAGACTTGAACGCCACATTGAACactctcagcattagacagatcatctggacagaaaattagcaaagaaactttggatttaaactgcattttagACCCAAGGGACCTAAGAGATGTTTGCAGAACATCTTATCCCACAGCTGAAGAACGCAGTCTTCTCTTTGGCAcgtgaaacattctccaggatacaCCATATGTGAGGCTATGAAAGAAATCtaacatatttatagaaattgaaatcatattaaacatcttctcagaccacaatggaagtgaaactagaaatgattaataagaggaactttggaagatgtacaaatacatggaaattaaacagcatgctcctgaatgaccactgggtcaaggaagaaattaaaaagaacatcAAGACGCTtcttgaggccgggcgcagtggctcatgcctgtaatcccagcactttgggaggttgaggtgggcagattacttgaggtcaggagtccgagaccagcctggccaacatggtgaaaacccatctctattaaaaatacaaaaattaggctgggcgcagtggctcacaactgtaatcccaacactttgggaggctggggcgggaggatcacgaggtcaggagttcaagaccagcctgaccagcatggtgaaacgccatctctactaaaaatacaaaaaacaagccagacatggtggcgtgcacctgtagtcccagctactcgggaggctgaggcaggagaattgcttgaacctggcaggtggaggttgcagtgagccgaggtcatgccactgcactccagcctgggcgacagagtgagactctgtctcaaaaaaaaaaaaaaaaaaaaaatcaactcaatatggatcaaagacttaaatctaagtcctgaaaccaaaaaattctagaagataacctaggaaaaactcttcaggacattggtctaggcagcGGTATGTATACCATTgtcatggaatattactcagccataaaaaaagaatgaaataatatcttttgcagcaactcggacggagctggaggccatttttctaagtgaaataactcaggaacgAAAAATCAAATGCCattatgttctcacttttaagtgggagctaagctatggataCATAAAGGCATACAGAGATCATGGACTATGATCTCATGGaggcagagagtagaataatagTTATTGGAACCCTAGAAGGGTGCATGGGTGAGTAGGTGGGGAATGAAGAGGTCTGTCTAACAAATATACGGTTATATAGAAGGAATAGTTCTTATGTttaatagcagagtagggtgactataattaacagtAACATATTGtagtggtggctaatgcctgtaatcccaacaatttgggaggctgagacaggcagatggcttgagcctaggagtttgagaccagcctgatcaacatggtaaaactccatctctatcaaaaacaaagtacaaaaattaagtggtagtgcacacctgtagtcccagctgcttgggaggctgaagtgggaggattgcttgagcttggggaggtcgaagctgcagtgagccgtgatctcaccactgcactccagcctgggtgacagacagaccctgtctttttttctttttctttttctttttttttttttgagatggagtctctctctgttgcccaggctggagtacagtggtgcaatctcagctcactgcaagctccacctcccgggttcacaccattcttccacctcagcctcctgagtagctgggactgtaggcacgtgccgccatgcccagctaattttttgtatttttaatagagatggggtttcaccgtgttagccaggatggtcttgatctcctgaccttgtgatccgcccgcctcggcctcccaaagtgctgggattacaggcgtgagccactgcgcccagcctgagtgaccctgtcttaaaaaataataataatgtattgtatttttcaaaataactagaaaagatgatttgaaatgttcccaacaatagaaataataaatgtttgaggtgacagatattcaaataccctgacttgattatACCATATTCTATGCATggcacaaaatatcacatataccccataaatatgtacaaatatcacatattaataaaaatactttttaaaaatcaacaagccagggctgggcgcagtggctcacacctgtaatcacagaatgttgggacgccgaggcaggtggatcacctgaggtcagaagttcaagatcagcctagtcaacatggtgaaaccccatctctactaaatatacaaaaaattagctgggcatggtggtgggcaccagtaatcccagctactcagggggctgaggcaggagaatcgcttgaacccgagaggtggaggttttagtgagccgatatcatgccattgtgctccagcctgggcaacaagagcaaaacttcatctaaaaaaaaaaaaaaatcaacaagccagacacagtggctcacgcctgcaatgccagcattttgggaggctgaggcaggcagatcacctgaggtcaggagttcgagactaggctgctcaacatgatgaaaccccatctctactaaaaatataaaaaattagccgggcatggtggtgggtgcctgtagtcccagctactcgggaggctgaggcagcagaatcacttgaccttgggaggtggaggttgcagtgagccaagattgcaccactgccctccagcctgggtgacagagcaagactgtctcaaaaataaaaataaaatggccaggcgtagtggcttatgcctgtaatcccagcacttcgggaggccaaggtaggcggatcacaaggtcaggagatcgagaccatcctggctaacatggtaaaaccctgtctctactaaaaatacaagaaaaaaattagctgggcgtgggggtggacgcctgtagtcccagctactcaggaggctgaggcaggagaatggtgtgaacccgggaggcggagcttgcagtgagctgagatcccaccactgcactgtagcctgggggacagagcgagactccatctcaaaaaaataataataataaaataaaaataaataaaaatcaacaaaggaGAAAGGTTCATAGGACAGGATCCAGAAGAGACCATATGTGGGATTCCAGTTGTCCTTTCCCAGTGAAGTCATACAGAAAGTGCTTAATGCTTGAAGCAAAGATGAGTGACAACATACACCAAGTATTGCCACCTAGGGAAGCTCACCTGAGCCTCGGCATTCAGAGTTTTTACTGGGGGTTGGTCACGTAGATGCAGCTGACTGCCTGTGTGGCTGACCTAGTTTTTACCCTCTGTGGAGGTACAGCAATAATACATGGTGCAAAGCCCCCACCATAAATCACTGTGTTCTTGTAGACTCTTCCAGTGGCTCATGGCCCCctggagaatgaatgaatgaatgaatgaatgaatgggactCTGCATCCATCACCTCACCTGCAGCTGTGACTCACCTGTGCCCCCTGACAGTCCCCTCCTAGCACTGCCCATCTCCGAGGCTGGCCAGGGTGGCTCCTTCCTGGTTTGGGGCTGGTCCTCATGCCCTCTGCCCTGCTGCTTCCCCTGTGAAAGGAGAAGTTGGGAGGCGAGCTTTCAGGACATAGTGGTTCCCGAGGCTCCTCCTCTGCGGATGGTCACTGCCCCTCCACCAGGCTTCCTGCTGGAGGAGTTTCCTTCCCAGCCAGGCCGGCCCAGAAGCCAGATGGTCCCGGGACAGGCCCAGCCCCAGAGCCCAGAGATGCTGCTGTTACCCCTGCTGCTGCTACCCCTGCTGCTGCCCGTGCTGGGGGCGGGTGAGTGGGTCGGTGGCTGGGGGTCCCAcgcaggggctggggctgccgCTGAGCCTCTGCATCTCCCCAGGGTCCCTGAACAAGGATCCCAGTTACAGTCTTCAAGTGCAGAGGCAGGTGCCGGTGCCGGAGGGCCTGTGTGTCATCGTGTCTTGCAACCTCTCCTACCCCCGGGATGGCTGGGACGAGTCTACTGCTGCTTATGGCTACTGGTTCAAAGGACGGACCAGCCCAAAGACGGGTGCTCCTGTGGCCACAAACAACCAGAGTCGAGAGGTGGAAATGAGCACCCGGGACCGATTCCAGCTCACTGGGGATCCCGGCAAGGGGAGCTGCTCCTTGGTGATCAGAGACGCGCAGAGGGAGGATGAGGCATGGTACTTCTTTAGGGTGGAGAGAGGAAGCCGTGTGAGACATAGTTTCGTGAACAATGCGTTCTTTCTAAAAGTAACAGGTATGGAATGGGGTGGGAACCCCTGCCTGTCACACTGGGGAGGGACCCTGGGGACAGGCTATGGGCTGAGCAGAGAGGGCTCTCAGGGACCCCTGCAGCACAAGAATTCCCCACCCCAGTCTCTGTCCCAGCCCTGACTCAGAAGCCTGATGTCTACATCCCCGAGACCCTGGAGCCCGGGCAGCCGGTGACGGTCATCTGTGTGTTTAACTGGGCTTTCAAGAAATGTCCAGCCCCTTCTTTCTCCTGGACGGGGGCTGCCCTCTCCCCCAGAAGAACCAGACCAAGCACCTCCCACTTCTCAGTGCTCAGCTTCACACCCAGCCCCCAGGACCACGACACCGACCTCACCTGCCATGTGGACTTCTCCAGAAAGGGTGTGAGCGCACAGAGGACCGTCCGACTCCGTGTGGCCTGTGAGTGTGGCCTGGGAGGGTGGGGCATGCAGACAGGCCCggtgggtggggaggtggaggagcCCAGCGGGACAGTGAGCGGCTCCCAGCTCAGGAGCATCCAGGGAGAGGAAGCTGTGGGGTCCCAGGATGCCGGCTCAGCCCTGGGAGGGGGATGGGAATGGCGTCTGATCCTCTGTCCACATGTGTGAGCCCTGGAGCTGGTTGTCATTTGTCCATCCTGGGATGTTCCCACTTTCTTTTCCCTGAGGGAGTTTTTTCCAGGTGTGAGGAACAAATTGTCTCTCCCTGAAGCCAGCTCACAATCTTGTTGCAGACGCCCCCAAAGACCTTATTATCAGCATTTCACATGACGACACGTCAGGTACTGAGGGCCTTCGGGTTGGGGCTAGGCCAGTCCTCTTTAGGGATGAAAAGGCTTCAGGGGGGTGAGGGGATGTGGTCCTTTTTGCAGCCCCctcccccattctctctctccacccccaccctctctctttccctgtcttCAGCCCTGGAACTCCAGGAAAACGTCATATATCTGGAAGTTCAGAAAGGCCAGTTCCTGCGGCTCCTCTGTGCTGCTGACAGCCAGCCCCCTGCCACGCTGAGCTGGGTCCTGCAGGACAGAGTCCTCTCCTCGTCCCACCCCTGGGGCCCCAGAACCCTGGGGCTGGAGCTGCGTGGGGTAAAGGCCGGGGATTCAGGGCGCTACACCTGCCGAGCGGAGAACAGGCTTGGCTCCCAGCAGCGAGCCCTGGACCTCTCTGTGCAGTGTGAGTGTGCCCAGCAGGGGCCTGGAGTCCATTGGGAGGGCAGAGGGATACAGGGGCTGGGCTCAGGGTCCCAGAGCTGAGGGGACCTAAAGCCCCAGGTCTCAGGGACTGATATTCTTACCTGTGTAGACCCTCATGCAGTTTGTGTCTGGGACTCAGTGGGTGATTCTGCACTGCCCTTCTATCCCACCCACttcccccacctcagtctccaggaCGCTTCCCTTTGCCCAGAGGGAAGCCCCTGGTCTGTCTAGAGCCGGTCCCCTGTCTCCATTTCAGATCCTCCAGAGAACCTGAGAGTGATGGCTTCCCAAGCAAACAGGACAGGTAGGAAAGGAGACAGAGGAGCCAGGGCCTCTCAGTGCCAAATTGGGGGTCCAGGTGTCTGGAGGGTCCCCACGCAGGTGGGTCCCTGAGCCCTGAGCTGCACGTCAATTCTGCCTCTTCCTTCCCTAGACCTGGAAAACCTCGGGAACGGCACATCCCTCCCGGTCTTGGAGGGCCAAAGCCTGCGCCTGGTCTGTGTCACCCACAGCAGCCCCCCAGCCAGGCTGAGCTGGACCCGGTGGGGACAGACCGTGGGCCCCTCCCAGCCCTCAGACCCCGGAGTCCTGGAGCTGCCACGCATTCAAATGGAGCACGAAGGAGAGTTCACCTGCCACGCTCAGCACCCACTGGGCTCCCAGCACGTCTCTCTCAGCCTCTCCGTGCACTGTGAGTGGGGGAAAGGGGACACCTGGGTCCCAGGAAGGGGCCCCTTCTGAGTCCTGTCCTCCCTCCCCACagaccctccacagctgctgggccCCTCCTgctcctgggaggctgagggtctgCACTGCAGCTGCTCCTCCCAGGCCAGCCCGGCCCCCTCTCTGCGCTGGTGGCTTGGGGAGGAGCTGCTGGAGGGGAACAGCAGTCAGGGCTCCTTCGAGGTCACCCCCAGCTCAGCCGGGCCCTGGGCCAACAGCTCCCTGAGCCTCCATGGAGGGCTCAGCTCCGGCCTCAGGCTCAGCTGTGAGGCCTGGAACGTCCACGGGGCCCAGAGTGGCTCTGTCTTCCAGCTGCTACCAGGTGAGGGGACTGTGGGGGGCTGAGGTTCAGGGAGAAAGGAGACAGGATCCTAGAAAAATGAAGGTTCAAGGTTGTGGGGAGAGGGTGTGGGCGTGGTGGGAAGGGATGGGGACAAAGTCCCTGCTCTGTGGCTGGTAGTTGTTGCGGGAAACTGAGGAATGGAGAGAGCAATATGGAGAACAGGAGGATTGTTTATTTAAGGTAAGTTCCAGCTTAGTGGATTTACATTTCAAAAGCTGAGCattaaataaagacaaagaagggtttttttatgttttttggttttttttttgagatggagtctcactctgtcagcaaggctggagtgcagtggctcgatctcggctcactgcaacctctgcctcctggattcaagcaattctcctgcctcagccacctgagtagctgggatgacaggcatgcgccaccatgcctggctaatttttttgtatttttagtttcaccatattggccaggctggtctcaaactcctgaccatgcacctggacctcccaaagtgctgggattacaggcgtgtgccaccgcgcccggctaaagCAGTGTCTTTATAAGCGGACttacaaaagtaaaagaaaaggggTTAATTATATAGTGCATAACTTGTGGCCTTGtagctgtgtcaaaagaaaaacaagaactggTTAGATACAGACATTTGTAAAACATGATTATGCTTAAGAAGCCAGGGAAAGGAGTAACAGTaaaagaatttgttttgtttttttttttctttaaccttgCTCTGGAAGGGGTGTGTCTGGAGCCCATTCCTTTGGCCTTGGCTTTTTAAACAGTGTTATTTTATACCTGTCCTTGAAGTGAGCTTGCTAGGCATAGAAAgacttgggttttttttgttttttttttttttaacctttgcctTGCCTGTTACTTTTTTGGTAGTGaatgaatgcatatttatttttaaatttctgcctcagtttcccccttttgatgttttttataaaagaagtttaatagaAGGCATTACTATTACTTAATTCTGCATGAAGagacactttttttctttagacaaagGTTGATATTTATGCAGAGCCGTTAGCTGAGTGGTAGTTTGCCTAGCTGCTGTTGCCTTTATAGTTGATTGAATGCTTCCAACAAGGAGAGCTAAGAGACAAGGGAGTATTCGGCAACTTCCTAGTATGGCCAGAACCACTTTTATTAAAGTCTTGAACCCTCTGCAAAATGAAAACCAGTCCTTAAAGAGAGAATCTGGAGACCACCCTTTCCAAGTTTGAACTGGAAcatgggctaatttttttatttttgcagttatttttataattgccTTTTCATTGTCAGCGATTTTTAGGCAGCAGTTAGTTAGATtgaactttttacattttttttttcggGGCTAGGAGTAGTCCAAAGCTAACCTGTTCTGATAGATAACATTCTTCATTTTTGTGGGTTGCTGGGCTAGTAAATCTAATGCATTTGCTGTTTTATTAGTGATGATTTCAAGTACTGCCTGCAACCTTATGATGCGGTTAAGCATGTAAATAGGAGTGTGGTATCCCCATGACCCATTTTGTGCCCAGGTAGCTGGCCTATactattgaattattttttcagggggttaatttgtgtcttttcaattttttaatttttatttttgtgtgtgtgtttgcattttttttaactttattatagACAGGATACCTTAAAGTTTCTCCCTGTTGCAGTGGGAATAGGAAAAAAGACGGTCTAATTGTTTCAAGCACACAGGCCCCTGTCCATTTAGCTGGCAACTGTTGATATGCCCATGGCCTACAGCCACCAAAGACCAGGAGGTGCTTGCCAAGTATTTGGAGCTTTCAGCTGACAGTAGGTGTGATTTAAAGAAGAGAAACGGGGAACGGATTTGGATGAGGTCATTTGGATTCATCTTTGCCCCGCCACAAAGTGTTTCTTAGTGTTTTATCGTCATATTGCTGTCCTAAGCAGTTTAGTTCTTTTACTGGGTTTGTAAAAACTTTTCCCCAGCAAGCAACACAGTATTTCCTGATAATAGAAGTTTTTAAGAGCCAGACGCTTGAACTTGTGGGCGTCGGTTCCGGAGAAGAGTCAGTTAAATTATTTTGTGGCATTAACTTTTTTGCTTTCCAAGGCCATTGGTCTTCCGTGTTAGTCCCTCCGCAAACATAGTATGAGGAAATGCCTAGGCTGCCGACAATGTTTTTAGGCAGCCGAGCAAACAGGTTTTCTGCTAAAGGAGTGGGCTCTGGTaacaggattacaggcgtgagccactgcacctggccataagtacaagttcttttttttttttttttttttttgagacggagtctcgctctgttgccctggctggcgtgcagtggcgccatctctgctcactgcaagctccacctcccaggttcatgccattctcctgcctcagcctcccgagtagctgggactacaggcgcccgccaccaagcccagctaatttttttgtatttttactagagacagggtttcacagtgttagccaggatggtctcgatctcctcaccctgtgatctgtccacctcggcctcccaaagtgctgggattacaggtgtgagccgccatgcccggcctgctaatttttctttttatgagggCTGCTGCCAACAGattggcctttttttttaagcctatgttctgcttcctttttccttcctgagTTCTCCTGCTCCTACAGCTGGCCAGTGGGACCGGGCTACGGCGTGGGCCCCGCTCCCGTGCACGCACGCACTGCCATCTATCTTTActgtttctttctgatttttcttttttcctttttcacactTACTTTTTTGGGCTAGGTAGGATCTGCACAGCCGTAGTCCACCCCTGGGCCGTTATCGGCCCAGAGGCTTGGTAGATGCCTGCCGCAAGTTGTAAGAATTatgcctttctattttttttttttttttttttttgctttttttctggggCCAGTCCCCGCCCTGCTCTTTTTCCAGATAGAGCCAGGCTGAGGAGAAGGACTAAACCCATGGTGTGCCTAGCTGCTTGGTGCCTCGCTTGTTGCTTTTGCTCTTTCCCGTTTTGTTCTCTGGTCGTGGTTCATGTACATCTTGGTGGTCACTTTTATAAGCTGGGTGGCATTCATGCCTGCAGCTGCCGCTTGACGTCACCCTGGGCTTGCTCTACGAATGCTGTGTTTACCATGCGCTGATTTTCAGCAGCCTCAGGGTCAAATAGGGCGTAAGGCCGGAATGCTTCACAAAGTTTTTTATAAAACTGACTTGGGCTCTCGTCAGCTCTCTGAAgcacttttgaaatttttcttatattaattGCTTTCTTTCCACCAGCTTTTATCCCTTGCAGAAGTGTCTCTTGGTACCTTTGCAAATGCTGAAGCTGAGTTGCATCCTCTGGGTTCCAGTTGGGATCTTGGTATGAGAACTGACCTTGAGTGTATGCCTGAGCATTCACTGCATCTGCTGGTGCATGGGGTTTTAGCCAGCGGAGAGCTGCCTATGTTACTCTCCTGTGCTTTTTAATGTTCAATAACGTTAGGAAAAGCTGCCTGCAATCTGGCCAGGTTGGATTGTGTGTCAGAAAGACGGATTGCATCAGATCTATAAGAGCTTGAGGCTTCTCCATGTAGGAGGGAGTATGGTGTTTCCAGTTCAGTAGATCAGTAGCTCAGTAGTCAAAAAGGGCTGATAGATGAAGGTCCGTTGCCCCCACCCTGCCTAACCTGGCCTTGGTTATTACAATAAGTGGGTCCTCACATCTCCCTGACAGGCATTTGCATAGCTCGAGCAGGCATTTGCATAGCTCGAGCAGGCATTTGCATAGCTCAAGCACGGCCAGATCTGAGACAGCCTGCTTGACTATTTTGACTTCCTTCCCTGGCCTTTTGAGGCTCCAGTCCTTCCCTTCGGGGTCAGACTCAGGGCATGCTAGCTCCTGAATTTGGTTCCTGGAGGGCTGTTGGCCTCAGTAAAGGGGGGTAGGCTGGGACATATGGAGGAGGAATTTCTGTTTCCTCTGGCAGCTGTTGCAAAACTGGCTTCTCTTGCTCTTTCtggggtttttcttttaacttcgtGTCAGTCGGTGAAGCTgctcttacttttatttttggctCGGGCTACAAGTGTTTTGCAATAAGCTGCTAAACAGGGCTGGATCCAGGTTAGTCTTGTCTGTGCTATATTTAACCATGAATCAATATAAGGAAATTGATCGGGATACTCAGGCTGTCCTCAGACCCCTATCACCATCTTTAATACATGCCCAATTGTTTCCTAGTCTACAGTTTCTTCGGTCAGCCATCCAACATCAAAAGAAAGTCATTCTAATTCAAAGAGAGTTCTCAACATTTGGGGGGTTAGCTTAACTTTATAATCCCCTGCAAAACCTTTCTTAAAGTTTTGTAACATGCACTTCAATGGAGTAAGTTTTGATGGACTGGCCTTCTATTCCTTCCTTTACGGCCCAGCACACTCACTCTTCCTCTAGTTTCAGCCAACTATACCGTCTCCTATTACGGGAGTTTTCAGAAGCTACTTGGCTTTGGAGAGTTCCTTATTCCTGCTACAACTCTGAGCTGTAGGGCAGCTCCTATTAGCCATATGCAGGTCACCACTAGTCTTAGTCGGCCCCACACTTTGCTCGGAGCACACAGTCCGCACTAAGAATTGTGACTTCCCATTTTGTGGCTGATCAGCCTCATTAGGCTTCTTCATTTACACACTGTTACACACTTCCCCACTCCCAGTTCCTGTGTTCCTAATTAGGGTGGTAAGCCACTCTCGCCACCTCCAGTTTCTTAGTTGGGGTGGCGAGCCACTCTCGCCACCTCCAGTTTCCTTTTCCTAATTGACTTAGCAAGCCATTCTCACGTCCTGTGATGGTTGGGGTGTGAGTTTCATCCAAATTGACGAGCCACTCTCGCTGCCCCCAACCCCTCTGGGTTGGACTGTTAGGCACACCGCAAGAAGTGATCAGCCTCCCCTTCTGTCCCTATGGGGATGGGTCCTGCCTTGGTCCCCAAAAGCTTACTGTGGTTCCTGAAGTGCACTGTTTCTGAAATCATTCTGTGGCTCCTTTCAGGTTTTGTTGTGCTGCTGGGTAGGGGCGCCGGCTCAGGGGAGAGCTGATTTCTCCTCCAGGCTGAAGTTCTCCCAGTGGCACCTGGGGTCACAGGTCTCCTGAGGCCCGGGGCTCCAGCCCCCAGAGGCAAAGGAGGCAGTAAACCTACCGTCTCTGGTCCCTTCGTGGTCGCCAAAAATGCTGCGGGAAACTGAGGACCGGTGAGACCGATAGGGAGAACAGGAGGACTGTTTATTTTAGGTGCACACCGGCTCAGCGGACT from Gorilla gorilla gorilla isolate KB3781 chromosome 20, NHGRI_mGorGor1-v2.1_pri, whole genome shotgun sequence encodes:
- the LOC101125455 gene encoding sialic acid-binding Ig-like lectin 11, producing the protein MVPGQAQPQSPEMLLLPLLLLPLLLPVLGAGSLNKDPSYSLQVQRQVPVPEGLCVIVSCNLSYPRDGWDESTAAYGYWFKGRTSPKTGAPVATNNQSREVEMSTRDRFQLTGDPGKGSCSLVIRDAQREDEAWYFFRVERGSRVRHSFVNNAFFLKVTALTQKPDVYIPETLEPGQPVTVICVFNWAFKKCPAPSFSWTGAALSPRRTRPSTSHFSVLSFTPSPQDHDTDLTCHVDFSRKGVSAQRTVRLRVAYAPKDLIISISHDDTSALELQENVIYLEVQKGQFLRLLCAADSQPPATLSWVLQDRVLSSSHPWGPRTLGLELRGVKAGDSGRYTCRAENRLGSQQRALDLSVQYPPENLRVMASQANRTDLENLGNGTSLPVLEGQSLRLVCVTHSSPPARLSWTRWGQTVGPSQPSDPGVLELPRIQMEHEGEFTCHAQHPLGSQHVSLSLSVHYPPQLLGPSCSWEAEGLHCSCSSQASPAPSLRWWLGEELLEGNSSQGSFEVTPSSAGPWANSSLSLHGGLSSGLRLSCEAWNVHGAQSGSVFQLLPGKLEHGGGLGLGAALGAGVAALLAFCSCLVIFRVKTCRKEARKRAAAEQDVPSTLGPISQGHQHECSAGSSQDHPLPGAATRTPGKGEEQELHYASLSFQGLRLWEPADQEAPSTTEYSEIKIHTGQPLRGPGFGLQLEREMSGMVPK